The Terriglobales bacterium genome segment GCATGACCGGCGCCGCGCGGCCCTCGATCATGTCCTTCATCTCGAGGTCAGAGATTGCGATCACCATGTGGTCGGTGCTGTGGCTGTGCTTCATGGTGACCGCTCCCGGCCCCATCTCCACCTCCGACACGCAGACCCGGTCCGTGCAGAAGAGGTAGCGCTCGCTGACGCAGGCCGTCGTGCTCTTCGGATTGCAATAACGGGAGGATTTTTGCGGGACCGGTTTCACCGCTCTCTGCGGCGCCAGGAAATCCACCACCGTGGCGCGGAAGGCGGTGTCGCCGTCGTTGTGCACCGCATGGGTGACCGGGGCCGCCATCCACGCTTCCCCGGCCCGTCGCTTCTGCTGGGCCGGGGGCTTGCCCGGGACGGTCGTGGTGAGAGTCGCCTCGGTCAGCGTTACCGCCAGGTATGGACGGTCGTGCCGATGGAGCTGCGTCGCCTGATGCGGAGGGACCTCGACCGCGGTCACCACCACGTGTTCGTTGCGCAGGATCAGTCGGTGGTACGGTTCCTGTTCCGCCGGAACCGGCGTCTGCCCCGGCGCCGCCGTGGCCAGCGCCAGGCAAAACAGCATCACCCTCATGGTCATCATTCCGATTCTACCGGAAGTGCCATTCCGGGCTACTACCAGACCTGCACGCGCTCTGCCGGCGGCAGGTACAGCTTCTGTCCCGGCTTGACCCCGAGCGCGGCGTACCACGCATCGACATTGCGCACGGTATCGGCGCGGTACTCGGCCGGCGAGTGCGAATCGGTCAGGACTTGCTGGCGCAGGGCGGCGTCGCGCACCTTCGTCGCCCAGGTCTGGGCGAAGGCGATGAAGAATTGCTGATCGCCGCTGAACCCGTCCTGCTCGGGAGCGGCCTGGCCGCCGAGCGAGGCGCGGTAGCCGTCATGCGAAGCGGCCACTCCCGCCACGTCGGCCACGTTCTCCGCCAGCGTCTGTTGCCCGTTGATGGCGAGGTCGGGAAACGGCTTGTACTGGTTGTACTGCTGCACCAGGGCCTGGGTGGCTTTCTTGAAGTGGTCCAGGTCTTCGGCGCTCCACCAGTTCCGCATGCGGCCGTGGGAATCGAAGGTCGCTCCTTCGGAGTCGAAGGAATGGCTGACCTCGTGCCCGATCACCGCCCCGATAGCGCCGTAGTTCATCGCCGCCGGCCCCTCCGGATCGAAGAACGGAGGCATCAGGATGGCCGCGGGGAAGTTCAGGGCGTTCTGCAGCGGCAGGTTCACCGCATTCACCGTTTGCGGGGTCATGGACCACTGATGCTTGTCCACCGGCTTGCCCAGGCGCGCCACGTGGTAGTGATACTCGAACAGGTTGCTCCGCCACAGGTTGCCGAACAGGTCGTCGGGCTTGATCTCCAGGCCGGAGTAGTCCTGCCAGCTCTCGGGGTAACCCACGCCCACGTAGAGCGTGGTCAGCTTGGCCTTGGCCTCCGCCTTGGTGGCCGGCGCCATCCAGGTGAGCGCGTCGATGCGCTTGCGGAAGGCCTCGATGATGTTCGCCACCATGGCCTCGGCCTTGGCTTTGGCTTCCGGCGAGAAGTAGCGCTGGGCATAGATCTTGCCCACGGCGTCGCCCAGGACGCCGTTCACCACGAAGACCCCGCGCTGCCACCGCGGCCGCTGCTGCGGCGTCCCGGTGAGCGTCTTGCCGAACATGGCGAAGCGCTCGTCCACGAAGGCCTTGGGCAGCGTGCCCCCGTACTCCTCGATCAGATGAAAGGCCAGCCAGTCTTTCCAGGTCTCCAGCGGCGCGGAGTTGACCAGCGCGGCCTCGGCGGTGAATGCCGTCGGTTGCCACACGATGAAATGGGATTGCTTGTCCAGGCCTGCGGCGCGGAAGAATTCCCCCCAATCGAGCCCCGGGGCCTTGGCGGCGAAGTCTGCCCGCTTCCACGGGTTGTTGGCCTTGTGGACGTCCTGGTTGTCGGCTAGGCTCACGTGCTTCTCGGCGATGGCATGCTCCAGTTCGATGATGCGCGCGGCCCGTCTCTCCGGCTCTGAGAAACCGGCCAGCTTCAGCATCGCGGCCACATGCGCCTTGTATCTCTCCTGGACCTGCTTCATGTGCGGGCTGCTCGCCAGGTAGTACTCGCGGTCCGGCAACGCCAGGCCGCCCTGCAGCAGGTAGGGAGTGTAACGGTCGGGGTCGTCGAACCCGGGCGCCGTCCACAGCCCGAACAGGTGCGCAGTGTGGAAGTTGGTGTTGTTCAGCGGATCGACGTCGGCGCGCAGGTTCTCGCCCAGTGCGCGCGCCAACTCGCGCTTGTCCTTGATGGCGGCGATCTTCTTCAGTTCCGGCTGGAGCGGCGCCACGCCCTTGGCCTCGATCGCCTCTTCATTCATGTAGGAGTTGTAGAGGTCGGCGATCTTGCGGGCCTCGGATCCGGCGGGCGGGTTCGCCTTGGCCGCCTCCTGGATGATGTCCTGCGTCCGCTTGTTGGCCAGGTCGGCGAGCGGCGTGAACACCGAGACGCCGGCACGGTCGGGCGGGATCTCGGTGCGCTTCAGCCACGCGCCGTTGGCGTAGGCAAAGAAGTCGTCGCCGGGCTCCACGCTGCGGTCCATGGAGGCGGGGTTGATCCCGTGGGGTTTGCTGGCGGGTTCCTGGGCGAAGAGGACGGCACAGGAAAGAAGGACGGCGGCGAGGAACAAGAAGCGGCAGGAGCGAAATGTGGGTTTCATAGGTCTTCCGTAGCGCTGGAATAAGAAACGAAAGAGTTTAGACGAACGAAGGGGCGGTTGGGTAGCGCTCCCCC includes the following:
- a CDS encoding M13 family metallopeptidase, with product MKPTFRSCRFLFLAAVLLSCAVLFAQEPASKPHGINPASMDRSVEPGDDFFAYANGAWLKRTEIPPDRAGVSVFTPLADLANKRTQDIIQEAAKANPPAGSEARKIADLYNSYMNEEAIEAKGVAPLQPELKKIAAIKDKRELARALGENLRADVDPLNNTNFHTAHLFGLWTAPGFDDPDRYTPYLLQGGLALPDREYYLASSPHMKQVQERYKAHVAAMLKLAGFSEPERRAARIIELEHAIAEKHVSLADNQDVHKANNPWKRADFAAKAPGLDWGEFFRAAGLDKQSHFIVWQPTAFTAEAALVNSAPLETWKDWLAFHLIEEYGGTLPKAFVDERFAMFGKTLTGTPQQRPRWQRGVFVVNGVLGDAVGKIYAQRYFSPEAKAKAEAMVANIIEAFRKRIDALTWMAPATKAEAKAKLTTLYVGVGYPESWQDYSGLEIKPDDLFGNLWRSNLFEYHYHVARLGKPVDKHQWSMTPQTVNAVNLPLQNALNFPAAILMPPFFDPEGPAAMNYGAIGAVIGHEVSHSFDSEGATFDSHGRMRNWWSAEDLDHFKKATQALVQQYNQYKPFPDLAINGQQTLAENVADVAGVAASHDGYRASLGGQAAPEQDGFSGDQQFFIAFAQTWATKVRDAALRQQVLTDSHSPAEYRADTVRNVDAWYAALGVKPGQKLYLPPAERVQVW